One Pseudanabaena sp. BC1403 genomic window, CTCCCAACGGGAGGTTCTTTTTATTGCAATGTTTTGAGTACTGCTGACATATCGCCATTTAGGATTGCGGTTACGTTGAGCCTTAAGCCCTCAAATTCGCGACTATGCATAATTCCAGCATCATCGGGAGCTAACTCCACGTATTTATCATTTTCTAAAATAAACCAATCGATCGCTTGATCCAATGTCCGCCAGACAATGTACTCTTTTACCCCATTACGTTCATAAGCACGTTTTTTAGCGTGCAAATCATAGGAAACAGTACTCGCGGCAATTTCGACAATTAATTCAGGTGAACCTGTAATATAGCCATCCTCATCGACTTGAGCATTACCACCTAGCCGAAATAAGACTGCATCTGGTTGCGGTTCGTTATCAGCATCAAGGCGAACTGTCGGCTCTATACCAACTTTTAATCCAGTCATCATTGCTTGGTATGCAATCAACCAACCAATGATTCGACCATGTGGTTCTGCATGGGGAGTAAAACGTAGGGGAGATGCCACGTAAACAAGTCCTTCGATTAGTTCTGCTTTTTTGATACTTGAGGCTGTATAACGCCGTTCAAATTCAACACGATCTAAGCGATCGCCATTTTCGAGAATAGTTAATGTTGCCGCAGAATTAGCAATAACCATAGCTAACTAAAGAT contains:
- a CDS encoding Uma2 family endonuclease; amino-acid sequence: MVIANSAATLTILENGDRLDRVEFERRYTASSIKKAELIEGLVYVASPLRFTPHAEPHGRIIGWLIAYQAMMTGLKVGIEPTVRLDADNEPQPDAVLFRLGGNAQVDEDGYITGSPELIVEIAASTVSYDLHAKKRAYERNGVKEYIVWRTLDQAIDWFILENDKYVELAPDDAGIMHSREFEGLRLNVTAILNGDMSAVLKTLQ